The Candidatus Saccharimonadales bacterium nucleotide sequence CGTACGAAATAGCGTATATTTTTGCGCCGGGCAAAGCCGCCCTTTTCTGCAAACCACACGGGAAGCGTAAAGTGAAATAGCGTCAGGACAGGCTCGATTCCCCTACTTTTTAATTCCTGAATGTAGTTCCGATAATACGTTATCGCCTCGACACTCCACGCGCCTTCGTTCGGTTCGACTCGTGACCACTCGATTCCAAAACGAAGCGCGTTCATATTCATCTGCTCAAGTAGATCAAAGTCTTTACGAAAAAGTTTATAGTGCGCTGTTCCCTTACCAGAAACATAGTTGTCAGGATCGGTAGCGTGAACTTCAATTTGTGGCCAGTTTGCAAGATCACCCCATTGAAACTTAGCTTGAGCTGCTTTTGACTTGGCGTTTTCGAGCTCCCATATCGTCCATTGATTATGGGTGTCCCCTTCTACCTGATGGGCGCTTGTGGCGGCCCCCCATAAGAACTTCTTGGGAAATTCTGGCTGAGATTTTTTCTGCATACTTGTATCATTATACCATCGACTTCACAGGGAAAACAAAGCCACCACTTTAGTGGTGCTTATCCCACATCTTTAATCATTTCGATGTAAAATGGAAAGATAATGATTGGAATGATCTTGCGCCTACTGTGGCGGTTGTTTGTCGGAGCTATTGCCATCGCGCTGGCCTACGTTACGGTCTTTTTGTTTTACCCTTACTTACGCAACCATTTTTCTATTCTCATTACATTCATTGTGCTCTACATTCTTACAGCTTACTTCGGTTTGCCACTGCTAGTTCGCCTTTGGAAGTTGGTTATTCGCCCTACGCATTTGCCGCAATATGCCGTTTCTCGCGATGGTTGGTCAAGCGATCCGGTAAATATCGCGATTGTTTGCAACGATGAAGCACAGCTTCGCCAGGCAATGGAGCAGGCCGGATGGCATATTGCCGATAAGCCAAGCTTCAAAAATATGCTCCGTGAAGCGTGGGCGATCATTTTTAATCAACCATACCTTACTGCCCCATTTAGTAACCTCTTTCTTTTTGGCCGCAAGCAAGACATCGGCTTTCAAATCCAGACGGGCGACCCACCAACGCCGCGCCATCGTCATCACATACGCTTTTGGCAGCTACAAAGCGAGCCTGAAAAGCCTCACCATCACATACCATTCTGGGAAAATATCCTTCAAATTTTCTTTAAGGGTAAAAAGCGGCAAATATGGATCGGTACCGCAACACACGATGTCAGCCCTTTTGCGCTCCGGATTCAGAACCTTCAGATTACCCATAAAATCGACGCCGAGACCAACAAAGAGCGTGATTTCGTCGTTGATACACTTCAAAAAGCCGGCCGAGTTAAGCGATTGGAAACAATTGCGGCTGGAGAACCTATATTATTTCGCGGCCAAACGCTAGGTGTGAGTATTGTGACCGACGGTACGCTTCCTGTTATCGAACTAAAGCGCTAAGTTGCCACAACATCTTCGCCGAAATGTTTCTGCAAGCGCATTATGATGCTTCCCTCGTGGCGACCCAGTTTTTCGCTAAGCTCTTTTACGCTAACACCATTTTGAAAATCCTGTTTGAGTGTTTCATCATCATTTGGCTGCCAAGGCTTATACGCGTTCGGGTATGTCTCACGCATTTTTTCGATCTTTTCTGCCCAGGATGACAAGCCATTTTTTGTTTTCGTTTTCTTCTCCGGATGCTTAGCCCGCTCGACCGCTTTTTCATTCAAGTAGGCAAATTTCTTTACATCCGCTGCGGCCCGTACATGGAGCTTTTCATCAATATTCTGCGCGTCTTCACTGATAGCAAGCGCCATTCGGTTAATACCACTTAGATACAGGTTGCGCAAATTTTTTACCCGGCTTAGCGCCACATATCCCATACCTTCAACGAAGGCTTTTCTTAGATCAATCCGGGCCGCATCGAGCGTCATACCCTGACTTTTATGGACTGTGATTGCCCAGGCAAGACGAAGCGGAATTTGACTAATACTTGCCCGTTTTTTATCGCCATCACGGAGCTCCCAAGTATCAGGCATCATGGTGACGGTTTTACCATTACGAAACTCAACAATGGGATATTCGGTTGCCGGCTCAAAGTCGATAACCGTACCAATACTTCCATTGGCATAGCGACGATCCTGAGCGTTTTTCACCGCCATAACCAACGCACCTTTTTTCAGCCGAAGAACCTCAGGTGCCAATACGGAGCGGCCCAGACTTTCTACATAATTGGCGGCGCCTGTAGTTGCCTGCGTATAAAAAAGTTCGTCACCCGGGAGCTCATCAAGCTTACGATCATTGAGCGTATCCACATCAATATTTACCGTATGAAGCTCGGTCAAAACTGCATCTTCCGGCGGCTGCTGATCTACTCGCTCTAAAAGTGCTTCGGCATGGTGGCGTCGTATATCGCCATCACGAAGCGCGTTCAAAATCCCAAGAAGTTGCTCATCATCCTGACGGTGCTGCTCTTCCAGATAGCAGATGGTGGGATCTAGCTCTTGCCATACACGCGAATGCACGACAAAGCCACCAGATCGTCCGTCGCCCTTATTAATTGGCGGCAATTGAAAGAAATCTCCACTCATAATAAGTTGAATACCACCAAACGGTTCATCCTTGCGGCGTACTAACCGGCAGACTTCGTCTACCATGTCCAATCGATAGTCATGAAGCATACTGATCTCATCTATCACTAGTACATCCGTTTTTTCAATGATCTCACGGCGGCCTTTTGCAAGATGTTCGGCATATCCTTGCGGAATATAGTCGAGCACACCAATACCCGCCCAAGAGTGAATTGTGGTGCCTCCAAGGTGGGTGGCCGCAAGGCCTGTTGTAGCGGTTACCGAAACGTGTTTTCCGCCTGCTTTGGCAAGCTTAATAAACCTATTAAGAACATAGGTTTTACCTGCACCGGCAGGCCCGGTTAATAGTACGCTTTCCCCCGAAAGCATCACCTCCAATGCGAGCTCTTGCTTCATCCTCTCCAGTATACCCCTTAGCACCTCATAATCACCACAGCTAGCGACAAAATTACAATAAAGACGTCAAAGATGAGAAAAGCGACCTATTGCAAGGTCGCCTTTGACTCCCCACCAGGCCCGGGCTAGGAGCCTCGCGGACGATACCGGTATCGTTCCGGGATCTCTTCACCAAGGACTCTCATGATTTTGCGCCACCTCTGGTCGTGTCCACGGCCACTAATAACATGAGCAAGCTCATGGCGGCGGAGCCAGCGATAGGCCGGATCATGAAAGTATTAGATTTATTTAGTCAATAGAATAGAGGGTCCGCTACCGAAGTATCGGAGCAGACTTTTCACCTAGGCAGACTTGTCTATTATCCTCGAGGCGGCTCACCGTCGGGCTCATCAAGCAGCTTTTTGCTGCGAATTTCGTAACGCTTTCCTGTAATTTCGCTCGTGACATAATCTTCATTGATAAGGTTCACAAACATATCAAGATCATTACCGTCCATAATAATAATCGCTCCCGCATCATCAGTCATAAGTTCGAGTTGCATTTGATCAGCGTATTCAACAGCCTGCTCCTGCGTAATCGCTCCGATTTCAAGTTTTTGCAACTTGTTAACGATTTTCTTTCGATCCCGCACTAGCGATTGAAGATCGAGCCCATCAGGGAAACTGAGCTTGTATGTTTTACCGATTTCTTCTACCTTTTGATCGGCCAGCGCTTGTTTTTTATAGTCGTAGTTAAAAAGTTTTTCAAATTTACCAGGGTTAAAGGCAAAAATATCCTGCCCAATGATAAGTACTTGATTATCCGCCGGCATCTTTAGACCCACATCAGCCTGAAACGCACCGAACTTGCCCTCACGAAACTCCCACGAGGTTGAACCCTGCAAGACCTGCCCCTGCGAAATTCCTTTGATTGCATAAAATGCCTTGCCTGGCTCATTCTTATGTGTGAACCTTGCAACAATACCTTTGATGCGTTTGAATTCATGCTCTTGCTCACTAAATTCCACAATATCGTGACGCTCTTTTTCAATCAGATGGATCAGTGTTTCTGCTCGACCTACTTTTGCGAGGTCGGCTCTAAGCAATACGTTTTCTTCGCTGTCGGAGAGTTCATAATCTCGGACGCTTAGCCCTGTGCCCGCGCCCATATTGACAAAGTTAATCAGATCAAAGAGGAACAAAGGCTTAATTTGCGCGTTGAGATCGGTACCAAAACTGGTGCTATACGGCGTATAGTTTTTATTAAAGAGGAAAAATTCAACGTCAAGGTCACCCTTCATGCCGTCCATGTTATTGGCCCACAAAAAAATATCGGTCGTTTCTGGTGTTTTTGCTTCCATATTCTAACTTTCTTTTAGTTGCAATTGCCCTTTATTGTAACTCAGGATAATTAGAAAAATCCATAGACATTTAATAATCTACGCGGGTTGTATGCCTGACAATGGTTCTTCAGCCTCAACCTTTGTCGTAGCATAGGCAATCCCGGCGATCACACCCAGGCTCTTCATCGTACGCGGTTCTTCATCTTGTTTGACAACGCCAAGCTCCATACCCTGTTTAAGAACAATTCCATGGGTAAGAAATGAGCTACCAAACCTATTTGGCTCAAGTAGTACAAGCTTCACGGCAGATCCGACGTCACGCTCCGCTAGAAGTCGCCAATTTTGCCGCGCATCGTCGTGTTCACCGGCGGCCTCTTTTACCAGGATATGGACGTCACTATGTGAACGAACCGCAAGCAAGCCGCCTTCTTCGGCATCTCGAAGGTCATAAGCTACAAAACTGCCTTTTGTCTTTCGCTGCACGGGATATTCTTCTCTCGTGCCACTATTTAATAAACCGTCTGGTACTACCATCGTCATCGTGTTTTTATTTCCTTTTGCTGTACGCAGGACTTGCTTATCGGCAAAGAAAATACACCAAAAACAAACCGGCACACAAATTAGTTACTACCGATTATTTTGCGCCACAACTACGAAAAGTCAACGTTTTAAGCAAACTATAGGTTTAAAAATTAACCTGGTTTTAATCTTTAGCGATACTCTGGATTTTCGTAGCCAAAGTGCTCACCTTTTTTCCAGGCCGTAGCTTCATTACCATAGGCTGGCAAACCTCCAGCATCCTTCATCATTTTGGCCGTATGCATAAGATTGTATGCCATAAAGGTAATGTTACGGTTGGTGAAGTCATTTTCAGGGCCGCCCGAGCCTTTATCCAGATAGCTTGGCCCTGGCCCCACTTCTCCGATCCAGCCCGCATCGGCCTGCGGAGGAATGACGCAACCAATATGCTGTAAGCTGTATAAAATATTCATGGCACAGTGCTTCAGACCATCTTCGTTGCCCGTAATAATACAGCCGCCAACTTTGCCGTAGTAAGCATACTGCCCTTTTTCGTTATATTCGCCAGAGTTCGCATAAAGTCGCTCAATCAACTTTTTCGTTTGCGAGCTATTATCGCCAAGCCATATCGGTCCACATACCACTAGAATATCGGCGGCCTGCACTTTTTTATAGATCTCCGGCCACTCATCAGTTTTCCAGCCATACTCGCGCATATCCGGATAAACACCTGTGGCAATATCGTGGTCAATCGTGCGTATCAACTCGGTCTCAACACCATGTTTTTCCATGAGTGCCATACTCGCTCTTAATAAGCCTTCTGTGTTGCTTACCTCTGGAGATTTCTTAAGCGTGCCGTTAAAGTAAAGTGCTTTTAACCCTGAAAAGTCGGGTATGTTCATAATCTCTCCTTTTTTTGCATATACATTTTTCGTTGACTGGGCGGAAGATGCTCGATAGCATAGCGAAGCATAGTACGCGGCATTTCATATGCGTGTTTGTCTAAAAAAGCTAGGAGCGGCCGGCGATCGATCCGTTTGCCTATCTCACGAAGCATCCACCCTACTGCTTTTTGAATCAGATCGTGCGGATCATGAAGCAGCACTTCCGCCAGCTCCAAGGTCACTGTTGCGTTACCACGCTTAATAAACTGAAAGGTCGCTAACACCGCTGCTCGTCGATGCCACACATCATTACTCGCCGCGAGCGTGAATAAGATTTTTTTTGGTTTGGAAAAAAGATATCCGCCGATTATAAACTCCGCTGAACTATCCACAATATCCCAATTGTTAATACACCCTCCGTTGAGCGCTGTTAAATAGAACTCGTAAATTTTTTTACGTTCCGACTCGTCGGCCTTGGCAAATAGGTTCGTTAATAAAATAACGGCCGCAAGCCGGCATTCATGAATCGGACTCTTAAGTAGGATCTCGACTTCGTCTAGAGGTACGTCTTTGAACTGACGACACACCTGCCTTGTTTGAGGAACACGAATGCCTATAAAAACGTCGCCAGCGCCATATTGACCCTCGCCCGTTTTGAAAAATCGCTGCAAAAAGATGGCATCCTCAGCATTTGCATGACGCTCTAGTGCTTTTTGAATATCCCCTGCGGTAGCCATTCTGTTACCAAGCATGTCCGCTATAATAAACCGTTAGCGATCCTACGGACGCATCAAGCCGATAATCAGCGCCATAACCAAGATCGTCACTAACTCGTGAGTGATCGTCATGAGAGTAAGGCGCCACTGACGACCCTCAAAGACATCATGGGTGATAATCCGTGCCGCGGTAAAGCCGAGCCATAGCCAAAACGCAGTCGAAAGCGCGTCTTGCAAAAACGAATTATGGAAGAAGTGATTCGAAAGAAACGTCACATGCGCCAAAATATACGCCGTAAGAAAGCTGACTACGAGCGTGATTAGTATGGGTTTTACCGTGCCATTTTTCTGGAGATCTTTGTCGGATTTACCAATCATTTTCATCCACGCGTTTCCGAAAACAGGTTTTGCATACCAAATAGACCCGATAACCATGCTCGAAAGCGTTGCCAAAATAACCGCCCACCAGTTTACCATGACTTCCATATTTCCCTCCTTTTAGTTATATCTGGATTATACCTATTAAGCCAGTTGTGCCATTAATCATGGCCAAGCTCTGCAAGCATCTCAAGTAATTGCTTGCGCGTAAACCGGCTCATATCTACATTGTTTTGCAAGGCAAATACATACCCCTGCACGATATGCTTAAGATATGTAGCGTCTTGGCGCCAAAGATAATGGATTTCAAAATGATCGACAGAGTTCATCACCCTGCTGGCAATCACTACCGAGCCAAACAATGGCCCAATATCACAAGATACATTTAGTATGTCCTCCGCCCGAATACTGACCACGCTCGACGACCAGAAGAAATTACGCTTCGTAATAGTAATCTTAGTGCGATCCATCACAATCGTATGAGGAAAAAGCGTCAGCGGAAACACTGTACGGGCACTGACGAGAACTTCTTGTGATTTTCGGACGAGCTTTTTAAGCTCGGTCATTTCTTCAGTTCTTTTATTAGTTCGTAGTTTAGGAACAAGCGAGAGGCCGTTCAGAAGCTGGTCACGGGACGGCATGGTTATCTCGTGATGCAAGATGTGTTTAAGGTCGTGAAAGGCTTTGGTAGCTACTCTTCCCATTTTTTTACTCTGACGAACAAGCAGTTCGTACGTTGTAGGGTTTGCCATTGGCTGATTAACTGGTTCAACCAGTTCTTCGTCCTTCATATCGTTACACGTCCTCCACTTAAGTAGATTACCTGCATTATACAACAGGCAAATAATATGGTGCAATATACGCATATAAGGTACCTGTGGCCACTTTTCGATCAGTATATATATTTACAACTAATCAATTAAATTATACAGTTATGTCTGTGTCACATGGATGAATGATTGTCGCCAGGCGATCACGAGGTAAGGAGTTGCCAAAGTGAAGGACCAGCCGTTCACGCCCACTGTTTACGGTGAGCCGGAAGGACATCGTTACGTATACCTTCGCCCCAACCACGGCATCGACGTCGAACTACTCGTCAATCGCCTGCTCTGCTACATGCACGGTGGCATCTGCGCAGCCATCGTTCGATGGATGGAGGGAGGGAACGGAGAGCTTGAAGTTCGGATCTATGCCCCTTCCGACAAGCACGCAGCCCTGGTACCGAGCGGCATGTCTCTGATCAAGCTCGCAGAGCTCCGAGAAGAAGGTGTGCTCATCGACCTGCGCGACATCGTCGAAGCAAGCCAGACCTACTGGGTGGCCGACATGCGCACGGGTAAGGAAACGGGGCGTTCCTATTTCTTCCCTGGCGATGACTGCCCAAGCTCGACTTGCCTTCTTCCTGAAAGTGTTTATGCCCGTCAGAGGGAAGAAGTATCGGCCCCGGCTCTCGCCTACAGCGAACTCATGGGGCTCGTGCGCACACCGCCTGAGGACTCGCTGGTTCTGCGTGAGCCACCGGTGGCGATGATGTCGAGCCATCAGCTCTACGACCAAGGCGTCCGTCTCATCATTGAGGACATGACGGCAATCCAGCGCATCAGCGATGCCAAGGAAGAAAGCGCCTAGTTCCATCATGTGATTCGTGGGGCCGCTCTGGTTTTTGACTAGATCGGCCCCATAAATCATTCCTATCTGTTGCATAGATAAAGAAATTATTATACTGTATTCTAAGGCCGTGTGACGGTAACCATCGAGCAGAAACGAGGCAGTCATGAGCAACCCCGATGTCCAGGTGGACGTGATCATCAGTGGCAAGATCCAGGAGGATCGTGCCGGATACCTCCGAGATCGGATCTACGAGGAGATCGGCAAGTCCATCCACGAGGAGTGCCGGACACTGGACTCCGCCATTTCGGGCAAGAGCCAGTACGAGGACACGATCAACCTGATGCTGTTCAAGATCACGATCGTCGTCGTCATCGACCGCCGACTCAGCCAGAAGTTTCTCAAGTTCATCACGGACAACGCGCTCCGTGAGGTTCTCGCCGACCTCGGCCGCGAATGGGCCATGGAGTCCATCGAGACGGCCATGGACGCGGTCACCCACTCAGCGAACACCGCCGGCGAAGCCGTGGGCAGAGCATGGGATTCCACCCTTTCGGCCATCGCCCGCGGGCTGAAGTCGGCCGCAGCGACGATCGAGGGGGAAGCGTCGGGCAAGAGCCGCACGTGATTCCCGGCGGGGGCGTTCATCACCATAGAACGCCCCCGCCACTAAAATTTAGGCTTTCACTTTTGTATACATATATTATGCATTAATATTTTTCATTTTGTCCATAACATGATACGGTAAAACCATGAGTTATGGAGAAATATACATCCTCCAAAACGACAGCGGAAACTGGCTCATCCAAGAAGATTATTTGCCAGGCAGCCTTGAAGAAGCTCGAAAATGGGAAGCATTTGGCAAACATATCGGCGAAAAACTTATCGAAATCGCCCTTCTCCAAGACAGTATCTCAAATGAATCCCCGCCTGCTCCAGTTGTTACACTTGCTCATTCCGACATCCAAAGAGGCCGCCATAGTAAACCGATCGAGCGCCACCCTCGTTCACCTAATTGCTACCACTTAGCTAAGCAGCAGTCAGAAATGGCGCTACGTGCTATTCATACCGATATACAGCACATGCATTATCTTCTTACAGAAAATCAGGAACAGCCTTAAATACACCACTCAATAGATTAATGATCTGTGTATTGCCCATTAGCGTGCTTGATGAAGTAAATGGTGCTTGTTCTCCTTCAAGCGTCAGTACCTGGCCGCCTGCCTCACGAACAAGGAGAAACGCAGCAGCATTATCCCAGGGCTTCAGCCCATTGTGATGATAGGCATCTATGCGACCGCACGCCACCCAGGCCATAATAAGCACACCGCTCCCAGGGCAGCTTGTCCAGGGCATTATTCCTTCCTGCTCATAGATTGCGAGATGCCGTTTTAAATTACGCGCCATCGCAGCATCGTCATAGCTATTACTCGTTGCGACACTCGCCCCTACCAAATTGGCCTGATTACTTACAGAGATTTTTTCGCCGTTGCGAAACGCCCCTTTGCCCAGCTCCACTTCGTAAAGTTCGTCTTTGTATGGATCAAGAATAACTCCACACATCGCTTCTCCTTTTTCAATATATCCGATAGAAATCGCCGACTCACGCATGTCACGTTTAAAATTGTAAGTACCGTCAATAGGGTCAAGCACAAAACCCGTAAAGTCATTTTCAAAAAGCTGGCGACGTGCTTCTTCATCATCTTCTTCAGAAAGGATCATCGCATCTGGATAGGCATCCGAGAGTGATTTGCGAAGTATATCCTGTGACTTAATATCAGCCACTGTCACAAAATCCTTAGCATTCGTTTTTTCAGTATGGCTTCGTTCATTTGTTAGTAGCATAAAAGCCCCTGCCTGTCGTGCGGCTTTTTTCATCTCATCGATCATTTTTTTAGCATACATGATATCTTTCTTTTGGCATACTTTACAAATAGGCAAAAAGCGGTTATTGTAGGTTAACTATGAGCAACGAAAAAGAGTTTTTTTACGACCAAGACGGGCAACCGCACCGTTACAGCGACGTCGATGGTGGTGAACGATTTGTTGATTTCGAAGAAGTATTCCCGGAACGTGCCCGCCGCCTCCTCGCTCGCGCAGGACTCAGACTTGACGGCATGGAGGGAGTTGACCATATCTATATCGTTCGCCCGACTAAGCCCGAAGAGTATGCCCAAGGCATTCGCACTAATACGGTTGTCGAGGTCCGCAGATTATTTGAAAGAGGATAATTACCTCTTTTCTTTTATTAGTCTTGCAAATTCTCGTTTTATAACCAGCATAAAGTCCTCAAGATAATCTTCGGCCTTTCGCTGATCTGAGGCTTTTATTTTTGATTCCGCATGAGCATATGAATTCCTAATTGTGTTCACCCATCTCATATTTTCAAGCTCTTTTTTCGAAATCATTTTTTTGTCGTAAAGAATCTTTGCCATGAAACCAATACTAAAACTACGGATTCCGTATCCAAGCGCCCGTATATATTCCCGTGTATAACTTGTAACAAATTCATAGTGCTCCAGGAAAGCATACTCGTCTCCATCAGATTTCATTCTATATTGAGCTTGGATCGCCTCCTGCTCTTCTTTGTAAAAAAGCGACTCGAGTTTGATCTTATCGCGTCGATCCGTTGTATATCCCGCAACGGCACCCGTTATAATACCTGCAACACCGGCGATAATCGATGATACCGTTGAGTTCACAATACCAGACCAGTCAATTAAGTGCACCAACCACGATAATAGCACCACCATAAGAAGCATTAGCGGGCTCAGTAGCCCAAATATCATTAAAAAACTCGCCAGTTTTTCTATATAGCTATTGAGTGGCACCCTTGTGATAT carries:
- a CDS encoding flavodoxin family protein gives rise to the protein MNIPDFSGLKALYFNGTLKKSPEVSNTEGLLRASMALMEKHGVETELIRTIDHDIATGVYPDMREYGWKTDEWPEIYKKVQAADILVVCGPIWLGDNSSQTKKLIERLYANSGEYNEKGQYAYYGKVGGCIITGNEDGLKHCAMNILYSLQHIGCVIPPQADAGWIGEVGPGPSYLDKGSGGPENDFTNRNITFMAYNLMHTAKMMKDAGGLPAYGNEATAWKKGEHFGYENPEYR
- a CDS encoding PIF1 family DEAD/DEAH box helicase translates to MKQELALEVMLSGESVLLTGPAGAGKTYVLNRFIKLAKAGGKHVSVTATTGLAATHLGGTTIHSWAGIGVLDYIPQGYAEHLAKGRREIIEKTDVLVIDEISMLHDYRLDMVDEVCRLVRRKDEPFGGIQLIMSGDFFQLPPINKGDGRSGGFVVHSRVWQELDPTICYLEEQHRQDDEQLLGILNALRDGDIRRHHAEALLERVDQQPPEDAVLTELHTVNIDVDTLNDRKLDELPGDELFYTQATTGAANYVESLGRSVLAPEVLRLKKGALVMAVKNAQDRRYANGSIGTVIDFEPATEYPIVEFRNGKTVTMMPDTWELRDGDKKRASISQIPLRLAWAITVHKSQGMTLDAARIDLRKAFVEGMGYVALSRVKNLRNLYLSGINRMALAISEDAQNIDEKLHVRAAADVKKFAYLNEKAVERAKHPEKKTKTKNGLSSWAEKIEKMRETYPNAYKPWQPNDDETLKQDFQNGVSVKELSEKLGRHEGSIIMRLQKHFGEDVVAT
- a CDS encoding Kiwa anti-phage protein KwaB-like domain-containing protein — its product is MEAKTPETTDIFLWANNMDGMKGDLDVEFFLFNKNYTPYSTSFGTDLNAQIKPLFLFDLINFVNMGAGTGLSVRDYELSDSEENVLLRADLAKVGRAETLIHLIEKERHDIVEFSEQEHEFKRIKGIVARFTHKNEPGKAFYAIKGISQGQVLQGSTSWEFREGKFGAFQADVGLKMPADNQVLIIGQDIFAFNPGKFEKLFNYDYKKQALADQKVEEIGKTYKLSFPDGLDLQSLVRDRKKIVNKLQKLEIGAITQEQAVEYADQMQLELMTDDAGAIIIMDGNDLDMFVNLINEDYVTSEITGKRYEIRSKKLLDEPDGEPPRG
- a CDS encoding DNA alkylation repair protein, with protein sequence MLGNRMATAGDIQKALERHANAEDAIFLQRFFKTGEGQYGAGDVFIGIRVPQTRQVCRQFKDVPLDEVEILLKSPIHECRLAAVILLTNLFAKADESERKKIYEFYLTALNGGCINNWDIVDSSAEFIIGGYLFSKPKKILFTLAASNDVWHRRAAVLATFQFIKRGNATVTLELAEVLLHDPHDLIQKAVGWMLREIGKRIDRRPLLAFLDKHAYEMPRTMLRYAIEHLPPSQRKMYMQKKERL
- a CDS encoding LssY C-terminal domain-containing protein, giving the protein MIGMILRLLWRLFVGAIAIALAYVTVFLFYPYLRNHFSILITFIVLYILTAYFGLPLLVRLWKLVIRPTHLPQYAVSRDGWSSDPVNIAIVCNDEAQLRQAMEQAGWHIADKPSFKNMLREAWAIIFNQPYLTAPFSNLFLFGRKQDIGFQIQTGDPPTPRHRHHIRFWQLQSEPEKPHHHIPFWENILQIFFKGKKRQIWIGTATHDVSPFALRIQNLQITHKIDAETNKERDFVVDTLQKAGRVKRLETIAAGEPILFRGQTLGVSIVTDGTLPVIELKR
- a CDS encoding DUF1761 domain-containing protein gives rise to the protein MEVMVNWWAVILATLSSMVIGSIWYAKPVFGNAWMKMIGKSDKDLQKNGTVKPILITLVVSFLTAYILAHVTFLSNHFFHNSFLQDALSTAFWLWLGFTAARIITHDVFEGRQWRLTLMTITHELVTILVMALIIGLMRP
- a CDS encoding inositol monophosphatase family protein, with protein sequence MIDEMKKAARQAGAFMLLTNERSHTEKTNAKDFVTVADIKSQDILRKSLSDAYPDAMILSEEDDEEARRQLFENDFTGFVLDPIDGTYNFKRDMRESAISIGYIEKGEAMCGVILDPYKDELYEVELGKGAFRNGEKISVSNQANLVGASVATSNSYDDAAMARNLKRHLAIYEQEGIMPWTSCPGSGVLIMAWVACGRIDAYHHNGLKPWDNAAAFLLVREAGGQVLTLEGEQAPFTSSSTLMGNTQIINLLSGVFKAVPDFL